The Fimbriimonas ginsengisoli Gsoil 348 genome window below encodes:
- a CDS encoding PIN domain-containing protein, giving the protein MLDTNVLRSDPKRKSAPFSVLGKLVQLDEVTIHLPDVASREFESHLVENHCAPLRNAVANARNAMKSAGSHFPTDPAPIVDTLQSAVDGAARWITDEYAAWLKSHKVVLHSVAYHHGANVVDGYFAGHSPFKHIKEREGFPDGFIFEVVKDLATTHKPLHIVTADKALKKAVGNLAEVSQHASLETFVKLPDFHKALVGPELMPSLRKLENEILALVHSKMEAEVEGYSFSSRLIPSDDNEAVISMYDVPADIGLDWEEVEDFGGGVVAIPFSFEMEVYADFYIYKSDYYTMGLDEMESISVTSYDNDHYYEGQRIMNVEVTGRIAVTVDLDKFDGSPESLEKLLTEDSVEVSEIEDVIATGEDEEW; this is encoded by the coding sequence GTGCTAGACACAAACGTCCTGCGCTCTGACCCCAAGAGGAAATCTGCGCCATTCTCGGTGCTCGGAAAACTCGTTCAGCTGGACGAAGTCACCATTCATCTGCCCGACGTCGCGAGCCGCGAGTTCGAGTCTCACCTAGTTGAGAATCATTGCGCGCCTCTGCGCAATGCGGTCGCGAACGCACGTAACGCGATGAAATCGGCTGGGTCGCATTTCCCGACAGATCCCGCCCCGATCGTGGACACGCTCCAGAGTGCAGTAGACGGCGCGGCCAGGTGGATCACCGATGAGTATGCGGCTTGGCTTAAATCACACAAGGTAGTGCTTCATTCGGTCGCCTACCATCATGGAGCCAATGTCGTCGACGGGTACTTTGCGGGGCACTCACCCTTCAAGCATATCAAGGAGCGGGAAGGATTCCCGGACGGGTTCATTTTTGAAGTCGTGAAGGATTTGGCGACGACCCACAAGCCGCTCCACATCGTAACTGCAGACAAAGCGCTCAAGAAAGCTGTGGGGAATCTGGCAGAGGTCTCCCAACATGCCTCACTGGAGACGTTTGTAAAGCTCCCTGATTTCCACAAAGCTCTGGTGGGACCCGAACTTATGCCGTCCCTCCGGAAGCTCGAAAACGAGATCCTGGCCCTTGTGCATAGCAAGATGGAGGCGGAGGTCGAGGGGTACAGCTTCTCCTCGCGACTGATACCCAGCGATGACAACGAAGCCGTCATCAGCATGTACGACGTCCCGGCGGATATAGGATTGGACTGGGAAGAAGTCGAGGATTTTGGAGGTGGTGTTGTAGCGATCCCCTTCTCATTTGAGATGGAGGTTTATGCCGACTTCTACATCTATAAATCGGACTACTACACGATGGGGCTTGACGAGATGGAGTCGATTTCCGTGACCTCCTACGACAACGATCACTACTACGAAGGGCAAAGGATCATGAACGTGGAAGTCACTGGTCGCATTGCCGTGACCGTTGACCTCGATAAGTTTGATGGGTCACCGGAATCACTTGAAAAGCTGCTCACCGAAGATTCGGTCGAAGTGTCCGAAATCGAAGATGTGATTGCCACGGGAGAAGACGAAGAATGGTAA
- a CDS encoding phytanoyl-CoA dioxygenase family protein, with the protein MTDEQRIFLESNGFLTIANALSPEHLARIQSAASGAYEKWKDDFSLPGVRSEVLDQIQSPIEYDDELLSLLWHPSVFPLVREILGEDVMMIDNDFFITPPRTPRTHAGWHHDVGMRGVYHPLSVMMVKVFFLLSDVDENSGGTAMVPGSHRFPLDFRFPSVSDPREMPGMVQMTGRAGTAYLFNGRVYHCAVNNDSDRPRRVLIYNYGHFWMKMWPGYEPSPRLLDAARSSGDPVRMQLLGIGDAYGQSLS; encoded by the coding sequence GTGACCGACGAGCAGCGAATCTTTTTGGAGTCGAACGGGTTCCTAACCATCGCAAACGCGTTGTCCCCGGAGCATCTCGCGCGAATCCAATCGGCAGCCAGTGGGGCGTACGAGAAATGGAAGGATGACTTCTCACTGCCCGGCGTTAGGAGCGAAGTTCTCGATCAGATCCAGTCTCCCATCGAGTACGACGACGAATTATTGAGCCTGCTCTGGCATCCCTCGGTGTTTCCGCTCGTTCGGGAAATCCTGGGCGAGGACGTGATGATGATCGACAACGACTTCTTCATCACCCCGCCGCGGACGCCGCGAACGCACGCCGGCTGGCACCACGATGTGGGGATGCGCGGGGTGTACCACCCGCTGTCGGTGATGATGGTAAAGGTGTTTTTTCTTCTATCCGACGTGGACGAGAACTCGGGCGGGACGGCCATGGTGCCGGGCTCCCACCGGTTTCCCTTGGATTTTCGTTTTCCGTCGGTTTCGGATCCCCGGGAGATGCCGGGGATGGTCCAGATGACCGGGCGCGCGGGAACCGCATATCTGTTCAACGGACGGGTGTACCACTGCGCGGTGAACAACGACTCCGACCGCCCCCGGCGGGTGCTGATCTACAACTACGGCCACTTCTGGATGAAGATGTGGCCCGGCTACGAGCCCTCGCCGCGGCTGCTGGACGCCGCCCGCTCAAGCGGCGACCCGGTGCGCATGCAATTGCTCGGTATCGGCGACGCGTACGGGCAGTCGCTAAGCTAG
- a CDS encoding type I restriction-modification system subunit M — translation MKPITQEELNSTLWKACDTFRGVIDPSDYKNYILVMLFLKYLSDVAKERRAELEARYGGNVEMIERQLARERFVLPERSDFDYLYKNRDRDNVGELIDIALEHIEDANRQKLEGVFRKISFNSDNLGETKDRNRRLKNLLEDFSGLDVRPSRVDLELLGNAYMYLIKNFASGAGKKGGEFYTPEMVSKLLGKLLKPKPGSRICDPACGSGSLLNEVAHEIKGNHDYSLYGQEVNGSTWALCKMNMFLHKEDDAKIVWGDTLNNPLLIEGDQLIRFDVVVANPPFSLDKWGHELADQDRFKRYWRGLPPKSKADFAFITHMVETAKPREGRVGVIVPHGVLFRGGAEGRIRQKLIEENVLDAVIGLPENLFFGTGIPAAILIFDRSREPGGENAGRTDVVFIDASRDFQAGKNQNYLRESDIEAIAAVYHGREERPKYSRRVPVAEISENDFNLNIPRYIDTFEEAAPVDLKALQVEIDRLEGELVEVRTKLRDHLRELEVI, via the coding sequence ATGAAACCGATCACCCAGGAAGAACTGAACTCGACTCTCTGGAAGGCGTGCGATACCTTCCGCGGGGTCATCGATCCGAGCGACTACAAGAACTACATCCTCGTGATGCTCTTCTTGAAGTACCTCTCGGACGTCGCCAAGGAGCGTCGGGCGGAGCTCGAAGCTCGCTATGGTGGAAACGTGGAGATGATCGAGCGGCAGCTGGCCCGTGAGCGGTTCGTCTTGCCCGAGCGAAGCGACTTTGATTACCTCTACAAGAACCGCGATCGCGATAATGTCGGCGAGCTGATCGACATCGCCTTGGAGCACATTGAAGATGCCAACCGGCAAAAGCTCGAGGGGGTGTTCCGGAAGATCAGCTTCAATAGCGACAACCTTGGCGAAACCAAAGACAGGAATCGTCGCCTCAAGAACCTGCTTGAGGATTTCAGCGGCCTCGATGTAAGGCCCAGCCGGGTTGACTTGGAGTTGCTCGGCAACGCCTATATGTATCTCATCAAGAACTTCGCCAGCGGTGCTGGCAAGAAGGGTGGCGAGTTCTACACGCCGGAAATGGTCTCGAAGCTCTTGGGCAAATTGCTCAAGCCGAAGCCAGGGTCTCGAATATGCGATCCAGCGTGCGGATCAGGCTCTTTGCTCAACGAGGTCGCTCACGAAATCAAGGGCAATCATGATTATTCGCTCTATGGCCAGGAAGTGAACGGAAGCACGTGGGCGCTATGCAAGATGAACATGTTCCTGCATAAGGAGGACGACGCGAAAATCGTCTGGGGCGACACCCTGAACAACCCGCTCCTTATCGAAGGCGACCAGCTCATCCGCTTCGACGTCGTCGTGGCGAATCCGCCCTTCTCCCTCGACAAGTGGGGCCACGAGCTCGCCGATCAGGACCGTTTCAAGCGCTACTGGCGCGGGCTCCCACCCAAGAGCAAGGCGGATTTCGCGTTCATAACGCACATGGTGGAGACGGCGAAGCCACGCGAGGGACGGGTGGGCGTCATCGTCCCACATGGCGTCCTTTTCCGTGGCGGCGCCGAAGGAAGAATCCGTCAGAAGCTCATCGAGGAGAACGTGCTTGACGCTGTGATCGGTTTGCCTGAGAACCTGTTCTTCGGCACCGGCATTCCGGCCGCCATTCTGATTTTCGACCGCTCCCGAGAACCTGGAGGAGAGAACGCAGGGCGGACCGACGTAGTGTTCATCGACGCCAGCCGCGACTTCCAAGCCGGCAAGAACCAGAACTATCTTCGCGAGTCGGACATCGAGGCGATCGCCGCTGTTTACCACGGCCGGGAGGAACGGCCAAAGTACAGCCGCCGCGTACCCGTTGCCGAAATCTCCGAAAACGACTTCAACCTGAATATCCCGCGCTACATCGACACGTTCGAGGAAGCGGCTCCCGTGGACCTGAAAGCCTTACAGGTGGAAATCGATCGGCTGGAAGGCGAGTTGGTCGAGGTTAGGACGAAGCTGCGCGATCATCTTCGCGAACTGGAGGTGATTTAG